A window of the Vibrio ostreae genome harbors these coding sequences:
- the secA gene encoding preprotein translocase subunit SecA translates to MITKLLTKVVGSRNDRTLRRLRKIVKEINNYEPAFETLSDDELKAKTVEFRQRIEQGESLDQLLPEAFATVREASKRVFGMRHFDVQLIGGMVLNAGQIAEMRTGEGKTLTATLPAYLNALPGKGVHIVTVNDYLAKRDAETNRALFEFLGMTVGVNVPNMPPQEKKEAYQADILYGTNNEFGFDYLRDNMAFRVEDRVQRERFFAVVDEVDSILIDEARTPLIISGPAEDSSELYTKINTLIPHLKLQDKEDSEEYRGDGHYTVDEKSKQVYLTETGQEYVEELLINNGLMEEGDTLYSPANISLLHHVNAALRAHVLFEKNVDYIVTDNGEVVIVDEHTGRTMPGRRWSDGLHQAVEAKEGVKIQNENQTLASITFQNFFRLYEKLSGMTGTADTEAFEFQSIYGLETVVIPTNKPMIRNDMPDVVYRTELEKFAAIKEDIKARVEKGQPVLVGTVSIEKSELLSNALKKDNIKHNVLNAKFHEKEAEIVAEAGKPGSVTIATNMAGRGTDIVLGGSWQSKVETLDNPTPEQIAEIKAEWKQVHDAVLASGGLHIIGTERHESRRIDNQLRGRAGRQGDAGSTRFYLSMEDTLLRIFTSDRMASLIQSGMEEGEAIESKMLSRSIEKAQRKVEGRNFDIRKQLLEYDDVANDQRKVVYELRDELMVADNISEMIEQNRIDVLTAVIDEYIPPQSLEDMWDITGLQDRLKNDFDLELPLQEWLDNDDKLYEEALRERILEQAVTVYQQKEAAVGESVMRNFEKSVMLQTLDTLWKEHLAAMDHLRQGIHLRGYAQKNPKQEYKRESFELFEGLLDSLKSDVIMILSKVRVQQQEEVERMEEQRRVQAEEAARLAQAQHQSVDGSDDEPNDHQPQVRDERKVGRNEPCPCGSGKKYKQCHGKIA, encoded by the coding sequence ATGATAACTAAGTTACTGACCAAAGTGGTTGGCAGCCGCAATGACCGTACATTGCGTCGCTTAAGAAAAATCGTAAAAGAGATCAACAACTACGAACCTGCATTTGAAACACTTTCTGACGATGAACTAAAAGCCAAGACCGTCGAATTCCGTCAACGTATTGAACAGGGCGAATCGCTCGACCAACTCCTTCCAGAAGCCTTTGCAACCGTACGTGAAGCCTCTAAACGTGTCTTTGGCATGCGTCATTTCGACGTGCAGCTTATTGGTGGCATGGTGCTTAATGCCGGCCAAATCGCAGAGATGCGTACCGGTGAAGGTAAAACCCTGACCGCAACCCTGCCGGCTTATCTGAATGCGCTGCCCGGTAAAGGCGTGCATATTGTCACCGTCAACGACTATCTGGCTAAACGCGACGCGGAAACCAACCGTGCGCTGTTCGAATTTCTCGGTATGACCGTCGGCGTCAACGTACCGAACATGCCACCACAAGAGAAAAAAGAAGCGTATCAAGCGGATATCCTGTACGGCACCAACAACGAATTCGGTTTTGACTACCTGCGTGACAACATGGCCTTCCGTGTGGAAGACCGTGTGCAGCGTGAACGTTTCTTTGCTGTGGTCGATGAAGTGGACTCGATCCTGATCGATGAAGCGCGTACTCCGCTGATCATTTCCGGTCCGGCAGAAGACAGTTCTGAGCTGTACACTAAGATTAATACTCTGATCCCGCACCTGAAGCTGCAGGATAAAGAGGATTCGGAAGAGTACCGTGGTGACGGTCACTACACCGTGGATGAAAAATCCAAACAGGTTTATCTGACCGAGACCGGTCAGGAATATGTCGAAGAGCTGCTGATCAACAATGGCCTGATGGAAGAGGGTGATACCCTTTACTCGCCAGCTAACATCAGCCTGCTGCACCATGTGAACGCGGCACTGCGCGCTCACGTTCTGTTTGAGAAGAACGTCGATTACATCGTGACGGACAATGGCGAAGTGGTCATTGTTGACGAACACACCGGTCGTACCATGCCGGGTCGTCGCTGGTCGGATGGCCTGCACCAGGCGGTGGAAGCCAAAGAAGGCGTGAAGATCCAGAACGAAAACCAGACTCTGGCTTCGATTACGTTCCAGAACTTCTTCCGTCTGTACGAAAAACTGTCGGGTATGACGGGTACTGCAGATACTGAAGCGTTCGAGTTTCAGTCGATCTACGGTCTGGAAACTGTGGTGATTCCAACCAACAAACCAATGATTCGTAACGATATGCCGGATGTGGTGTACCGTACCGAATTAGAAAAATTTGCCGCGATTAAAGAAGACATCAAGGCACGGGTCGAAAAAGGCCAGCCGGTACTGGTGGGTACGGTATCGATTGAAAAGTCGGAACTGCTCTCCAACGCGCTGAAGAAAGACAACATCAAGCACAACGTGCTGAACGCCAAGTTCCACGAAAAAGAAGCGGAAATCGTTGCGGAAGCGGGTAAACCAGGTTCGGTGACTATCGCGACCAACATGGCCGGTCGTGGTACCGATATCGTGCTGGGTGGCAGCTGGCAGTCTAAAGTTGAGACGCTGGATAACCCGACTCCGGAACAGATTGCCGAGATCAAAGCAGAGTGGAAACAGGTGCACGATGCGGTACTGGCATCCGGTGGTCTGCACATTATCGGTACTGAGCGTCACGAATCACGTCGTATCGATAACCAGTTACGTGGTCGTGCCGGTCGTCAGGGGGATGCGGGTTCAACCCGATTCTATCTGTCGATGGAAGATACCCTGTTGCGTATCTTCACCTCAGATCGGATGGCGAGCCTGATCCAGAGCGGTATGGAAGAAGGCGAAGCGATCGAAAGCAAGATGCTGTCGCGCTCGATCGAAAAGGCCCAGCGTAAAGTGGAAGGCCGCAACTTCGATATTCGTAAGCAGCTGCTGGAATACGATGATGTGGCAAACGACCAGCGTAAAGTGGTGTACGAGCTGCGTGATGAGCTGATGGTGGCAGACAACATCAGTGAGATGATTGAACAAAACCGTATCGATGTATTGACGGCTGTGATTGATGAATACATCCCGCCGCAGTCACTGGAAGATATGTGGGATATCACCGGCCTGCAGGATCGCCTCAAAAACGACTTTGATCTGGAACTGCCGCTGCAGGAATGGCTGGATAACGACGACAAACTGTACGAAGAAGCGCTGCGTGAGCGTATCCTTGAGCAGGCGGTCACCGTTTACCAGCAGAAAGAAGCCGCAGTGGGCGAATCTGTAATGCGCAACTTCGAGAAATCGGTGATGCTGCAGACTCTGGATACGCTGTGGAAAGAGCATCTGGCGGCGATGGATCACCTGCGTCAGGGCATTCACCTGCGTGGTTACGCGCAGAAAAACCCGAAACAGGAGTACAAACGCGAGTCGTTTGAACTGTTTGAAGGTCTGCTTGATTCACTGAAATCTGATGTGATCATGATTCTGTCCAAAGTTCGTGTTCAGCAGCAGGAAGAAGTGGAACGCATGGAAGAGCAGCGCCGGGTGCAGGCTGAAGAAGCGGCACGTCTGGCTCAGGCTCAGCACCAGAGCGTGGATGGTTCCGACGACGAGCCGAATGATCATCAGCCACAAGTGCGTGACGAGCGTAAAGTCGGTCGCAACGAACCTTGTCCGTGTGGCAGTGGTAAAAAATACAAACAGTGTCATGGCAAGATTGCCTGA
- the ftsZ gene encoding cell division protein FtsZ, giving the protein MFEPMMEMSDEAVIKVVGVGGGGGNAVEHMVRESIEGVEFISINTDAQALRKTSVSTVIQIGGDITKGLGAGANPQVGRDAALEDRERIKEVLEGADMVFVAAGMGGGTGTGAAPVIAEVAKELGILTVAVVTKPFSFEGKKRLSFAEQGIEELSKHVDSLITIPNEKLLKVLGRGITLLEAFASANDVLKNAVQGIAELITRPGMINVDFADVRTVMSEMGHAMMGSGVAKGEDRAEEAAEMAISSPLLEDIDLAGARGVLVNITAGLDMRLDEFETVGNTVKAFASDNATVVIGTSLDPDMAEEIRVTVVATGIGNERKPDITLVAGGKAKPAQAAQPQQAAVAAKVEEKPAQPLQEKVEVKTQPAPAQSSASASASQSTAPKQEKENGYLDIPAFLRRQAD; this is encoded by the coding sequence ATGTTTGAACCGATGATGGAAATGTCTGACGAAGCTGTAATCAAAGTCGTTGGGGTTGGTGGTGGCGGTGGTAACGCCGTTGAACACATGGTACGTGAGTCCATCGAAGGCGTGGAATTCATCAGTATCAATACAGATGCACAAGCGCTTCGTAAAACCAGCGTAAGCACAGTCATTCAAATCGGTGGCGATATCACCAAAGGCCTGGGTGCGGGTGCTAATCCGCAAGTAGGACGTGATGCAGCTCTCGAAGACAGAGAACGTATTAAAGAAGTTCTCGAAGGTGCCGATATGGTATTTGTCGCCGCTGGTATGGGTGGCGGTACCGGTACCGGTGCTGCTCCTGTGATTGCGGAAGTGGCTAAAGAACTTGGCATCCTGACCGTTGCTGTAGTGACCAAGCCATTCAGCTTTGAAGGTAAAAAACGTCTTTCGTTCGCGGAACAGGGGATTGAAGAGCTGTCTAAGCATGTTGACTCTCTGATCACTATTCCAAACGAAAAACTACTGAAAGTACTGGGTCGTGGGATCACTTTACTTGAAGCCTTTGCCAGCGCGAACGACGTACTTAAGAATGCAGTACAAGGTATCGCAGAACTGATTACTCGTCCGGGTATGATCAACGTCGACTTTGCGGACGTACGTACCGTAATGTCGGAAATGGGTCACGCCATGATGGGTAGCGGTGTTGCGAAAGGTGAAGACCGTGCTGAAGAAGCGGCCGAAATGGCGATTTCCAGCCCACTGCTGGAAGATATCGACCTGGCTGGCGCGCGAGGCGTACTGGTTAACATTACCGCAGGTCTGGATATGCGTCTGGATGAGTTCGAAACGGTTGGTAACACTGTTAAAGCATTTGCTTCTGACAATGCGACTGTCGTGATCGGTACTTCTCTGGATCCGGATATGGCTGAAGAGATTCGCGTAACGGTTGTTGCCACAGGTATCGGCAACGAGCGTAAACCGGATATCACTCTGGTCGCCGGCGGTAAAGCGAAACCTGCGCAGGCAGCTCAACCACAACAAGCGGCAGTCGCAGCGAAAGTGGAAGAAAAACCGGCACAACCTTTGCAAGAAAAAGTAGAAGTGAAAACTCAGCCAGCACCGGCTCAGAGCTCAGCGTCTGCTTCAGCAAGCCAAAGCACTGCGCCTAAGCAAGAGAAAGAAAACGGATATCTGGATATCCCGGCTTTCTTACGTCGTCAGGCTGATTAG
- the ftsA gene encoding cell division protein FtsA yields MTKTANDNIIVGLDIGTATVSALVGEVLPDGQINIIGSGNSPSRGMDKGGVNDLESVVKSVQRAIDQAELMAECQINNVFLSISGRHIASRIEKGMGTISDEEVSQDDMDRAIHTAKSIKIGEEQRILHVIPQEFTIDYQEGIKNPLGLSGVRMEVSVHLITCHNDMARNIIKAVERCGLKVEQLVYSGLAASNAVITEDERELGVCVIDIGAGTMDIAIWTGGALRHTEVLSYAGNAVTSDIAFAFGTPVSDAEEIKVKYGCALSELVSKDDTVNVPSVGGRPSRSLQRQTLSEVIEPRYTELMGLVNQTIDSVQETLRQDGIKHHLAAGIVLTGGAAQIEGLVECAERVFRNQVRVGKPLEVSGLTDYVKEPYHSTAVGLLHYAKDSQINDDSDYQEPKRQSVSGLFGRLRNWIQKEF; encoded by the coding sequence ATGACTAAAACTGCCAACGACAACATTATTGTTGGTCTGGATATCGGCACCGCCACCGTATCCGCGCTTGTGGGTGAAGTCCTCCCTGATGGTCAAATTAATATTATTGGCTCAGGTAATAGTCCATCTCGTGGTATGGATAAAGGTGGCGTCAACGATCTGGAATCGGTGGTGAAATCGGTCCAGCGTGCGATAGACCAGGCAGAATTAATGGCCGAGTGCCAGATTAACAATGTGTTTTTGTCGATTTCCGGGCGACACATTGCCAGCCGAATTGAAAAAGGCATGGGAACCATTTCGGATGAAGAGGTGTCCCAGGACGATATGGATCGGGCGATCCATACCGCGAAATCAATCAAAATTGGTGAAGAGCAGCGAATCTTGCATGTCATTCCTCAAGAATTTACGATTGATTATCAAGAAGGCATTAAAAATCCGCTAGGATTATCAGGTGTACGTATGGAAGTCAGTGTACATTTGATCACTTGTCACAATGATATGGCAAGAAACATCATTAAAGCGGTGGAACGTTGCGGTTTAAAAGTTGAACAGTTAGTGTACTCAGGATTGGCGGCCAGTAATGCCGTTATTACTGAAGATGAGCGCGAACTTGGTGTGTGTGTGATCGATATTGGTGCAGGCACCATGGATATTGCCATCTGGACGGGCGGCGCTCTAAGGCACACCGAAGTGCTTTCATACGCCGGCAACGCGGTCACCAGTGATATTGCGTTTGCATTCGGCACACCGGTCAGCGACGCCGAAGAGATCAAAGTTAAATACGGCTGTGCGCTGAGCGAACTGGTCAGCAAAGATGACACAGTTAACGTTCCCAGCGTGGGTGGGCGTCCGTCTCGCAGTTTGCAGCGTCAAACCTTGTCGGAAGTCATTGAGCCTCGCTACACTGAGTTAATGGGCTTGGTAAACCAGACGATTGACTCAGTTCAGGAAACATTGCGCCAGGACGGAATTAAACATCACCTGGCAGCCGGTATTGTGTTAACCGGCGGCGCGGCGCAAATAGAAGGTTTAGTTGAGTGTGCGGAGCGGGTGTTCCGCAACCAGGTCAGAGTTGGCAAACCTCTCGAGGTCAGTGGCCTGACCGATTACGTTAAAGAGCCGTATCATTCTACGGCAGTGGGTTTACTTCATTACGCAAAAGACAGCCAGATTAATGACGACAGCGATTACCAGGAGCCTAAGCGCCAGTCGGTGTCGGGATTATTCGGTCGTTTGCGTAATTGGATACAAAAAGAGTTTTAA
- a CDS encoding cell division protein FtsQ/DivIB, with product MFAEGRRLSASPQLKQHAAGGSFFIVVLLLIGFLLYSTISWMWDEQRLPLSKIVLQGDLQYVSTSDVQRAFARIDHIGTFMSQDIDVLQDSVQSIPWVSHASIRKQWPDTIKVFLTEHKVAAIWNGNALLDDTGYVFDGDIGLVNEEHVKLYGPQGSAPEVLKVWRQYQDKFARIGHSISSLLLNERRAWQIILDNGIRLELGKESLDERINRFFLLYKQLGSDADRVSYIDLRYDTGAAVGWISEQELAQENTDD from the coding sequence GTGTTTGCCGAAGGTCGCCGATTGTCCGCGTCGCCGCAATTAAAACAACATGCCGCTGGCGGCAGTTTTTTTATCGTGGTGCTGTTGCTGATTGGCTTTTTGTTGTATTCGACGATCAGCTGGATGTGGGACGAGCAACGTCTGCCACTGTCCAAAATCGTATTGCAGGGTGATTTACAATACGTCTCGACCTCTGATGTGCAGCGGGCTTTTGCCCGTATCGATCACATCGGCACTTTTATGTCCCAGGATATTGATGTGCTGCAGGACAGCGTGCAGTCGATTCCCTGGGTGTCACATGCTTCGATTCGCAAGCAGTGGCCGGATACGATTAAAGTGTTTCTGACCGAGCACAAAGTTGCCGCCATCTGGAATGGTAATGCGCTGTTGGATGACACTGGGTACGTGTTTGACGGCGATATCGGTCTGGTGAATGAAGAGCACGTAAAACTGTATGGCCCACAGGGCAGTGCGCCGGAAGTGTTAAAAGTCTGGCGCCAGTATCAGGATAAGTTTGCGCGTATCGGGCACAGCATCTCATCGCTGCTGCTCAATGAACGCCGCGCCTGGCAAATCATTTTGGATAACGGTATCCGGCTGGAGTTGGGAAAAGAGTCGCTTGATGAACGTATTAACCGCTTTTTCCTGCTCTACAAGCAATTAGGCAGTGACGCTGACCGGGTCAGTTATATCGACCTCAGATACGATACCGGCGCTGCAGTAGGTTGGATCTCAGAACAAGAGTTAGCACAAGAGAATACAGATGACTAA
- a CDS encoding DUF721 domain-containing protein, whose protein sequence is MRDHRPTNTEELLEASRLKQVQEHAKEILQLNQILTTLLPRGTEKHVRAANIRGGHLILEAASAAIKMKIDYDRLSLLNQLRAQGFGRLISIEIRINPALYRGNSAAAAKKDEAKARPPLTDHAAHVLMTIAENASPKVRKRLESLAKLAKK, encoded by the coding sequence ATGCGCGATCACCGCCCGACCAACACTGAAGAACTGCTCGAAGCATCGCGACTCAAGCAGGTGCAAGAGCATGCCAAAGAAATTCTCCAGCTCAATCAAATCCTCACAACGCTGTTGCCACGCGGCACGGAAAAGCATGTGCGCGCCGCCAACATCCGCGGTGGCCATCTGATCCTCGAAGCCGCCAGCGCGGCGATCAAAATGAAGATCGACTACGATCGTCTGTCACTACTCAATCAGCTGCGCGCGCAAGGCTTTGGGCGCTTGATCAGCATAGAGATCCGGATCAACCCGGCTCTCTATCGCGGCAATTCTGCCGCGGCGGCAAAAAAAGACGAGGCAAAAGCTCGCCCTCCCCTGACTGATCATGCCGCCCATGTGTTGATGACCATCGCCGAAAATGCGTCACCCAAAGTGCGTAAGCGACTAGAAAGCCTGGCCAAACTTGCCAAAAAGTAG
- the lpxC gene encoding UDP-3-O-acyl-N-acetylglucosamine deacetylase, with protein sequence MIRQRTLKEIVKTTGVGLHSGRKVTLTLRPAAANTGIVYRRTDVNPPVDFPADPESVRDTMLCTALVNDEGIRISTVEHLSAALAGMGIDNVIVEVDAPEIPIMDGSASPFVYLLQQAGVETLNAPKRFIRIKKPVRIEDGDKWAELRPHNGFKMDFEIEFNHPAIDGDEQHLVFDFSSQGFVKEISRARTFGFMRDIEYLQSQNLCLGGSFDCAIVLDDYRILNEEGLRFANEFVTHKVLDAIGDLYMSGHAIVGEFCAYKSGHGLNNQLLRAVLADQEAWEWATFEEEVGSPVAFAEPNMVIA encoded by the coding sequence ATGATTAGACAACGTACACTGAAAGAAATAGTGAAAACAACTGGGGTGGGACTTCACTCTGGTCGTAAGGTCACGTTAACTCTTCGCCCAGCTGCTGCAAACACGGGTATCGTTTACCGTCGTACTGACGTAAATCCACCAGTGGATTTCCCGGCTGACCCAGAATCTGTACGTGACACCATGTTGTGTACCGCTCTGGTGAATGACGAAGGCATTCGTATCTCTACCGTTGAGCACCTGAGCGCAGCGTTAGCGGGTATGGGCATCGACAACGTGATCGTTGAAGTGGATGCGCCGGAAATTCCGATTATGGACGGTAGTGCGAGTCCGTTTGTATACCTGCTGCAACAAGCGGGCGTAGAAACGTTGAACGCACCTAAGCGATTCATTCGTATTAAGAAACCAGTTCGCATTGAAGACGGCGACAAGTGGGCGGAACTGCGCCCGCATAACGGCTTCAAAATGGACTTCGAAATCGAATTCAATCACCCGGCGATTGATGGTGACGAACAGCATCTGGTGTTCGACTTCTCATCGCAAGGCTTTGTAAAAGAGATTTCCCGTGCACGTACCTTTGGTTTCATGCGTGATATCGAATACTTACAGTCACAGAACCTGTGTCTGGGTGGTAGCTTCGATTGTGCTATCGTACTGGATGATTACCGCATTCTGAACGAAGAAGGCCTGCGTTTTGCCAACGAATTCGTGACCCATAAAGTCCTGGACGCAATCGGCGACCTGTACATGAGCGGACACGCGATTGTCGGTGAATTCTGTGCCTACAAATCGGGCCACGGTCTGAATAACCAGTTGCTGCGCGCAGTACTGGCGGATCAGGAAGCGTGGGAATGGGCGACCTTCGAAGAAGAAGTGGGCTCTCCGGTGGCATTTGCAGAACCAAACATGGTGATTGCTTAA
- the carA gene encoding glutamine-hydrolyzing carbamoyl-phosphate synthase small subunit translates to MSKSALLVLEDGTVFHGISIGADGSSVGEVVFNTSMTGYQEILTDPSYSQQIVTLTYPHIGNTGTNAEDEESSQIHAQGLVIRDLPLIASNFRSERSLSDYLKSQNIVGIADIDTRKLTRILREKGAQNGCILAGDNLDEALALAKAQEFPGLKGMDLAKVVTTKEAYEWKQGSWTLEGGLPEAKDDSELPYHVVAYDFGAKRNILRMLVDRGCRLTVVPAETSAEDVLALNPDGVFLSNGPGDPEPCTYAIEATKTFLEKGLPVFGICLGHQILALASGAKTVKMKFGHHGANHPVKDLDRNVVMITSQNHGFAADEATLPENLRATHKSLFDGSLQGIHRTDKPAFSFQGHPEASPGPHDAAPLFDHFIELIKQHRA, encoded by the coding sequence TTGAGTAAATCAGCACTGTTAGTCCTGGAAGATGGGACAGTGTTCCACGGAATTTCCATTGGAGCAGATGGTTCGTCCGTTGGTGAAGTCGTTTTTAATACCTCGATGACGGGGTACCAAGAAATCCTCACTGATCCTTCCTATTCTCAACAAATCGTTACCCTTACTTACCCTCACATTGGCAATACCGGCACCAATGCCGAAGATGAAGAATCATCCCAGATTCATGCACAAGGCCTTGTGATCCGCGATCTTCCTCTTATCGCTTCTAACTTCCGTAGTGAACGTTCCCTTTCTGATTACCTTAAATCGCAAAACATCGTCGGCATTGCGGATATCGATACCCGTAAGCTGACTCGCATTCTGCGTGAAAAAGGTGCTCAGAACGGTTGCATTCTGGCAGGCGATAACCTGGATGAAGCTCTGGCGCTGGCAAAAGCACAAGAGTTCCCGGGCCTGAAAGGGATGGATTTGGCGAAAGTAGTAACGACGAAAGAAGCTTACGAATGGAAGCAAGGTTCATGGACGCTGGAAGGCGGACTGCCTGAAGCGAAAGATGACAGCGAACTGCCGTACCACGTTGTGGCTTACGATTTCGGTGCGAAACGTAACATCCTGCGTATGCTGGTTGACCGTGGCTGTCGTCTGACTGTGGTTCCGGCTGAAACGTCTGCCGAGGACGTTCTGGCGCTGAATCCGGATGGCGTGTTCCTGTCAAACGGCCCGGGTGACCCTGAACCATGTACTTACGCTATCGAAGCAACCAAGACATTCCTTGAAAAAGGTCTGCCGGTCTTCGGTATCTGTCTGGGCCACCAGATTCTGGCACTGGCCTCAGGCGCTAAAACGGTCAAGATGAAGTTCGGTCACCACGGTGCTAACCACCCGGTGAAAGATCTGGATCGTAATGTCGTGATGATCACCTCGCAAAACCACGGTTTTGCGGCCGATGAAGCGACTCTGCCGGAGAACCTGCGTGCGACTCATAAATCGCTGTTTGATGGTTCACTGCAAGGTATCCACCGTACGGACAAGCCGGCATTCAGCTTCCAGGGTCACCCTGAGGCGAGCCCGGGCCCACACGATGCGGCACCGCTTTTCGACCACTTCATTGAATTGATTAAACAACACCGCGCTTAA
- the mutT gene encoding 8-oxo-dGTP diphosphatase MutT codes for MKRIHIVAGIIFNPDQSHIFITKRPDNLHKGGFWEFPGGKVEAGESIEQAMTRELNEEIGIEVTEQACFEHLEYDYPEKSLKFDFILVTAFNGQPYGREGQSGQWVKVADLKDYPFPEANVPVLERVLREFA; via the coding sequence ATGAAACGTATTCATATCGTCGCAGGGATTATTTTTAATCCCGACCAATCACACATTTTTATCACTAAGCGTCCGGATAACCTGCATAAAGGCGGTTTCTGGGAATTTCCCGGCGGCAAAGTTGAAGCGGGTGAGTCAATTGAACAGGCGATGACGCGCGAACTCAACGAAGAGATTGGCATTGAAGTCACTGAGCAGGCGTGTTTCGAGCACCTGGAATATGACTATCCGGAAAAATCACTCAAGTTTGATTTCATCCTGGTGACGGCGTTTAACGGCCAGCCTTACGGACGTGAAGGACAAAGTGGGCAGTGGGTTAAAGTCGCCGATCTGAAAGACTATCCTTTCCCGGAAGCCAACGTGCCCGTGCTGGAGCGCGTGCTGAGAGAATTCGCTTAA
- the dapB gene encoding 4-hydroxy-tetrahydrodipicolinate reductase: protein MVRIAIAGAAGRMGRNLVKATHHNPLSTVGAGSERPESSLVGVDVGELCGEGRFDVALVDNLEQVIDQFDVIIDFTAPVSTLANLELCKKHGKKLVIGTTGFSEQERAQIDEAAKLIPIVMAPNYSVGVNLVFKLLEKAAKVMGDYCDIEIVEAHHRHKVDAPSGTAIGMGEAIAGAMGNKLSDVAVYAREGITGERSRNEIGFATIRAGDIVGEHTAMFADIGERVEITHKATDRMTFANGAVKAAIWLDEKSAGFYTMTDVIGLNDL from the coding sequence ATGGTAAGAATTGCGATTGCAGGCGCTGCCGGTCGTATGGGCCGTAATCTGGTTAAAGCGACGCATCATAACCCGCTGTCTACCGTGGGTGCGGGTTCAGAACGTCCCGAGTCATCTCTGGTGGGGGTCGATGTCGGTGAACTGTGCGGTGAAGGCCGTTTTGATGTTGCCCTGGTCGACAACCTGGAGCAGGTGATTGACCAGTTTGACGTCATTATTGATTTTACCGCCCCGGTCAGCACGCTGGCTAACCTGGAGCTGTGTAAAAAACATGGTAAGAAGCTGGTGATTGGTACCACAGGTTTCAGTGAACAAGAGCGCGCGCAAATTGATGAAGCTGCTAAGCTTATTCCAATCGTGATGGCACCGAACTACAGTGTGGGTGTTAACCTGGTGTTCAAGCTGCTGGAAAAAGCGGCCAAAGTGATGGGTGACTACTGCGATATCGAAATCGTCGAAGCGCATCACCGTCATAAAGTCGATGCGCCGTCCGGCACTGCTATCGGCATGGGTGAAGCGATTGCCGGTGCGATGGGCAATAAGCTCAGCGATGTGGCTGTGTATGCCCGTGAAGGTATTACCGGCGAGCGCAGCCGTAACGAAATTGGTTTTGCTACTATCCGCGCAGGCGATATTGTCGGTGAGCATACTGCGATGTTTGCTGATATCGGTGAGCGGGTTGAGATCACCCACAAAGCGACCGACCGCATGACCTTTGCCAATGGCGCCGTTAAGGCAGCGATCTGGCTGGATGAAAAATCAGCGGGTTTCTACACCATGACAGACGTGATCGGTCTTAACGATCTCTAA